Proteins encoded by one window of Candidatus Odinarchaeum yellowstonii:
- the purF gene encoding amidophosphoribosyltransferase, with translation MDEVKEACGVVGVYSLSRDFNVAHLLYDGLLILQHRGQESAGISVLAGKSIRSVKGMGGVDEAIPEESLAKLFGNIGIGHTRYSTAGSSNEANIQPYTIDVGDTQFALAFNGNITNHLELKRNLIRRGHTFTSDADTEVIAHLMISYLLESDFNYNKAIERTMELLEGAYSLILMNNRGQLYAIRDPLGFRPLSIGELDKGSYVISSETVVFDILEINYLRDIQPGEVLLIDNGRLEAQRVFESSNPVQPTAHCMFEYVYFARPDSIVNGISVHNVRMKLGMNLAKLHPVDADVVIPIPDSGRVAAIGFSQQSGIPLVEGLIRNRSIWRTFILPYPELRERYVKLKINPVKDAINGKRVVLVDDSIVRSTTSRRIVNIIRKAGAKEVHFRVSCPPIISPCYMGIDFPSKEELVAANKSVEEIKSEIGVDSLGYQSLEGLIEAIGLDRSRLCLACLTGCYPNMKAKNIKQRKLISKGAGGCVDESSLNRSRC, from the coding sequence ATGGATGAAGTGAAAGAGGCTTGTGGTGTAGTCGGCGTTTACTCTTTAAGCCGAGATTTTAACGTAGCTCATCTTTTATACGATGGTTTACTTATCTTACAGCATAGAGGGCAGGAGTCAGCTGGTATCAGCGTTCTCGCAGGTAAATCTATACGCTCAGTTAAAGGTATGGGCGGAGTTGATGAAGCTATACCTGAGGAGAGTTTAGCTAAACTATTCGGTAATATTGGGATCGGTCACACACGTTACTCCACAGCAGGCTCCAGTAATGAAGCTAATATTCAACCTTACACTATCGACGTAGGTGACACACAGTTCGCTTTAGCTTTCAACGGAAATATAACTAACCACTTAGAGCTTAAAAGAAATCTTATACGCCGCGGTCACACTTTCACATCTGACGCTGACACCGAGGTTATCGCGCATCTTATGATCTCATATCTTCTAGAATCTGATTTCAACTATAATAAAGCGATTGAACGCACAATGGAGCTTCTTGAAGGAGCTTACTCTCTTATATTAATGAATAACAGGGGGCAGCTTTACGCGATCCGGGATCCCCTCGGCTTTAGACCTCTCTCTATAGGTGAACTGGATAAAGGCTCCTATGTGATATCATCTGAAACTGTGGTTTTCGATATTCTAGAAATAAATTATCTCCGCGATATTCAACCGGGTGAAGTCTTGTTAATAGATAACGGCCGGCTTGAAGCTCAACGCGTATTCGAGTCATCTAATCCAGTTCAACCCACAGCTCACTGCATGTTCGAATACGTGTATTTCGCTAGACCTGACTCAATCGTTAACGGTATATCCGTTCACAACGTGCGCATGAAGCTTGGGATGAATTTAGCTAAACTCCACCCTGTTGACGCTGACGTAGTGATACCTATACCGGATTCAGGCCGAGTCGCCGCGATAGGTTTCTCACAGCAGTCAGGTATACCTTTAGTTGAAGGTCTTATTAGGAACCGGTCGATTTGGAGGACTTTCATTCTACCTTACCCTGAGCTTCGAGAGCGATACGTGAAATTGAAGATTAACCCTGTGAAAGATGCTATAAACGGGAAGCGGGTTGTTTTAGTTGATGACAGTATTGTGAGAAGCACCACGTCAAGGCGGATAGTTAATATCATCAGGAAGGCTGGCGCTAAAGAAGTTCATTTCCGAGTAAGCTGCCCTCCAATCATATCCCCATGCTACATGGGAATAGACTTTCCGAGTAAGGAGGAGCTGGTGGCTGCTAATAAATCAGTGGAGGAGATAAAATCGGAGATAGGGGTTGACAGCTTAGGATACCAGTCTTTAGAGGGTTTAATAGAGGCTATCGGTCTTGATCGAAGCCGCCTCTGTTTAGCTTGTCTTACAGGATGCTACCCGAATATGAAAGCTAAGAATATTAAACAAAGAAAACTTATTTCTAAAGGGGCAGGTGGTTGTGTTGATGAAAGCTCTCTTAATAGGTCAAGGTGCTAG
- the purS gene encoding phosphoribosylformylglycinamidine synthase subunit PurS, with the protein MSEYIVEVVIESKPYAKDPEGMTIMRDLMHKTGYERVNSVRTGKFLRIKVSANNGEEAKNYVVKMINDLRIYNPVAHTYTITLKESTG; encoded by the coding sequence TTGAGCGAATACATCGTAGAAGTTGTGATTGAAAGTAAACCATACGCGAAGGATCCTGAGGGAATGACTATCATGAGAGATCTAATGCATAAGACAGGTTATGAGAGAGTTAACTCTGTGAGAACCGGTAAATTTCTTAGAATAAAGGTTTCAGCTAACAACGGCGAGGAGGCTAAAAACTACGTGGTGAAGATGATTAACGATCTTCGAATCTATAATCCTGTAGCTCACACTTATACCATAACTTTAAAGGAGAGTACCGGTTGA
- a CDS encoding 40S ribosomal protein S25, giving the protein MSQQAKGKAKGKKKAATSEKIEKNVKDVELKPELLQSLVKEVPKMKVVTPNMLGVKYNLRLGEAKKVLIQLAEKGLIKPVSESRRIKIYTGSAAS; this is encoded by the coding sequence ATGTCCCAGCAGGCTAAAGGTAAGGCTAAAGGTAAGAAGAAGGCTGCTACATCTGAGAAGATTGAGAAGAATGTGAAAGATGTTGAACTGAAACCTGAGCTGCTTCAATCTCTCGTTAAAGAGGTTCCGAAGATGAAGGTTGTGACGCCGAATATGCTCGGTGTTAAATATAATCTTCGTTTAGGTGAAGCTAAGAAGGTTTTAATTCAATTAGCTGAGAAAGGTTTGATTAAACCGGTGTCTGAGAGTAGACGGATTAAAATATACACGGGTAGCGCTGCATCCTAA
- the purL gene encoding phosphoribosylformylglycinamidine synthase subunit PurL → MTFIDGVKVNLTEEEVEKAKELLGRSPNQVEAGMIDVMWSEHCSYKSSKPFLKQLPKTGPRVVVGPGMDAGVIDINDGDVVVFKVETHNHPSAIEPYNGAATGIGGIVRDILCMGARPIALFNNLRFGELSSNHSKWLFEYVVKGISDYGNCIGVPTVGGDVEFDDSYENNCLVNVGCIGLAKREDIVLSVAKNVGDILILMGGSTGRDGIHGVTFASRVLTEASEADRPAVQIGDPFTKKLIIEATLEAVKTGYVTGLKDLGGGGLTCAASEMSGAGGTGVTIDLDKVILREENMIPYEIMISESQERMLFVVKPEGVEAVTKIFDKYELSYSIIGRVDDSKKVNVYKNGRLVAQVPSRMLSDPPVLNRPVKRPAYIDELADIPPPPMPLNLAEAIYRLIGSPNLASKAWVYRQYDHEVGDRTVIKPGQADAAVLRVLGENKAIAAKSDATPSHSYLDPYNGGAGALAESCRNVAVTGAEPLAWVDCLSFGNPENPEVLWCFNETLKGLTDYALKLNIPCIGGNVSFYNEDQVSARVVKPCPVVLTVGLIEDFSYITTMSFKQPGERILMIGLTKREMGGSEYYTFYHRIQGGRAPVVNLDLEAATLKTVLKAVRTGMISAAHDCFRGGLAVSLIEMGLDNNLSATVNLDGLSVEDLRFDEMLFSESHSRYILTTKSEYLDKIIQIFAENNIPVKEIGVVTDSGRFEFHYKGRCVSCSTRKLRKLYYETIPRYMGVSKWMK, encoded by the coding sequence ATGACTTTCATAGACGGTGTTAAAGTAAACTTGACGGAGGAAGAGGTGGAGAAAGCTAAAGAATTGCTAGGCCGGTCTCCTAATCAAGTTGAAGCTGGTATGATCGATGTAATGTGGTCTGAGCACTGCTCTTATAAATCTTCTAAACCTTTTCTTAAACAGCTTCCTAAAACAGGTCCTAGAGTCGTTGTAGGCCCTGGTATGGACGCGGGCGTAATAGATATAAATGACGGGGATGTGGTGGTTTTCAAAGTTGAAACGCACAACCACCCCTCCGCTATAGAACCTTACAACGGCGCGGCTACAGGTATAGGAGGCATCGTAAGAGATATACTGTGTATGGGAGCCAGACCGATAGCTTTATTTAATAATCTTAGATTCGGTGAACTGTCAAGCAACCACTCTAAATGGCTTTTCGAATACGTTGTTAAAGGTATCAGCGACTACGGGAACTGTATCGGCGTCCCCACCGTCGGGGGGGATGTGGAGTTCGACGACAGCTATGAGAATAACTGTCTGGTGAACGTTGGCTGCATAGGATTAGCTAAAAGAGAGGATATAGTTTTAAGTGTGGCTAAAAACGTCGGGGATATTTTAATATTAATGGGCGGTTCGACGGGTAGGGATGGAATACACGGTGTGACTTTCGCTTCACGTGTTTTAACAGAGGCGTCTGAAGCTGATCGCCCCGCTGTTCAAATAGGAGACCCCTTCACTAAGAAGCTTATTATCGAAGCTACTTTAGAAGCTGTGAAAACCGGTTACGTGACGGGTTTAAAAGATTTAGGCGGCGGGGGTTTAACCTGCGCAGCTTCAGAGATGTCCGGTGCAGGGGGAACAGGTGTTACAATAGATCTTGATAAAGTTATTTTAAGAGAAGAGAATATGATCCCCTACGAGATAATGATCTCGGAGTCTCAGGAGAGAATGTTATTCGTCGTTAAACCTGAAGGCGTGGAGGCTGTGACTAAAATCTTCGATAAATACGAGCTCTCTTATAGTATTATTGGGAGGGTTGACGACTCTAAGAAGGTTAACGTTTATAAAAACGGTCGACTGGTCGCGCAGGTGCCTTCTAGAATGTTATCCGATCCACCTGTATTAAATAGACCTGTTAAACGCCCCGCCTACATCGATGAACTAGCAGATATCCCCCCTCCGCCTATGCCTTTAAACCTCGCGGAGGCTATTTACCGGCTTATAGGCTCCCCGAATCTAGCTTCTAAAGCATGGGTTTACCGTCAATACGATCACGAGGTTGGCGATCGAACCGTGATTAAACCAGGGCAGGCGGATGCAGCTGTTCTACGCGTGCTAGGTGAAAATAAAGCTATCGCAGCTAAATCCGACGCTACGCCAAGCCACTCTTATCTTGACCCGTATAACGGGGGCGCGGGTGCTTTAGCTGAGTCTTGTAGAAACGTCGCTGTTACAGGAGCTGAGCCTTTAGCTTGGGTGGATTGTTTAAGCTTCGGTAACCCTGAGAACCCTGAAGTTTTATGGTGTTTCAACGAGACTCTTAAAGGTTTAACAGACTACGCTTTAAAGTTGAATATCCCCTGTATCGGAGGTAATGTAAGCTTTTACAACGAGGATCAGGTGAGCGCTCGAGTTGTTAAACCCTGCCCTGTAGTGCTCACAGTAGGGTTAATAGAAGATTTCTCATATATTACGACTATGAGTTTTAAACAACCCGGTGAAAGAATCCTTATGATCGGTTTAACAAAGCGTGAAATGGGTGGATCCGAGTACTATACTTTCTACCACCGTATTCAAGGCGGCAGAGCCCCCGTCGTGAACCTCGACCTTGAAGCAGCTACTTTGAAAACTGTTTTGAAAGCTGTTAGAACAGGTATGATTTCAGCCGCCCACGATTGTTTCCGAGGCGGCTTAGCGGTGAGCTTGATTGAGATGGGTTTGGATAATAATCTTTCAGCCACCGTAAACTTAGATGGTTTAAGTGTTGAGGATCTAAGATTCGATGAAATGCTTTTCTCTGAAAGTCATAGCCGTTACATTTTAACAACTAAAAGTGAATATTTAGATAAGATTATTCAAATCTTCGCGGAGAATAATATTCCTGTTAAAGAGATCGGTGTTGTTACGGATTCAGGTAGATTTGAATTCCATTATAAGGGTCGCTGTGTCTCCTGTTCTACCCGTAAACTTAGAAAACTATACTATGAGACGATACCTAGGTATATGGGTGTGAGTAAATGGATGAAGTGA
- the purQ gene encoding phosphoribosylformylglycinamidine synthase I — translation MKIAIIQFPGSNCEYDALHVLRNVLKQDAHLVWHKEFKSGDFDAALLPGGFSYGDHLRAGVIAAYSPAMRYVREMASEGKPVLGICNGFQILIEAKLLDGALLQNNCLTFVCKWVNLRVETSRTPFTKYIKKFSILKLPVAHKEGRYVNTRKKIRELYENDQIVFKYVDDNGVETEDSNPNGSMDNIAGICNLEGNVVGLMPHPERASEPILSPYKTEHGRLIFESLIKYFNGGR, via the coding sequence TTGAAAATCGCTATAATTCAATTCCCTGGATCCAACTGCGAGTATGATGCTTTACACGTTTTAAGAAACGTGTTGAAACAGGACGCTCACCTAGTCTGGCATAAGGAGTTTAAAAGCGGTGACTTCGACGCAGCCCTCCTTCCAGGAGGATTCTCATACGGTGATCATCTTCGGGCGGGTGTGATCGCAGCTTACAGCCCGGCTATGCGCTATGTGAGAGAAATGGCGTCTGAAGGTAAACCTGTGCTCGGAATATGCAATGGCTTCCAAATCTTAATTGAAGCTAAGCTTTTAGACGGGGCTCTACTCCAAAACAACTGTTTAACCTTCGTATGTAAATGGGTTAATCTCCGCGTTGAAACATCTAGGACACCCTTCACCAAATATATTAAAAAATTTTCTATTCTCAAATTACCTGTTGCGCATAAGGAGGGTAGATACGTTAACACGCGTAAAAAAATCAGGGAGCTTTACGAAAATGATCAAATCGTATTCAAATACGTGGATGATAACGGTGTTGAAACCGAGGATTCTAATCCAAACGGCTCCATGGATAACATAGCCGGTATATGTAACTTGGAGGGTAACGTGGTCGGCTTAATGCCGCATCCTGAACGAGCCTCTGAACCGATTCTCAGCCCTTATAAAACTGAACACGGGCGTTTAATCTTCGAATCCCTTATAAAATATTTTAACGGTGGTCGCTGA
- the purE gene encoding 5-(carboxyamino)imidazole ribonucleotide mutase: MSEIDVAVLAGSNSDSEIVEKVTSTLDEERISYEVNYISAHREPEKLRAYVKENDSRIKIYICIAGLAAALPGVVASYTSKPVIGVPVSAKLGGLDALLSIVQTPAGVPVAAVGIDNGRNAALLAKRILDLAKSGG; the protein is encoded by the coding sequence TTGAGTGAAATAGATGTAGCTGTGTTAGCTGGATCTAACTCTGATAGTGAAATCGTGGAGAAAGTCACATCGACTTTAGACGAGGAGAGGATCAGTTATGAAGTTAACTATATTAGCGCTCACCGTGAACCGGAGAAGCTTCGAGCATATGTTAAAGAGAATGATTCACGGATTAAAATATATATTTGTATCGCGGGTTTAGCTGCAGCTTTACCGGGGGTAGTCGCCTCTTATACTAGTAAACCTGTTATAGGTGTGCCTGTTTCCGCTAAACTAGGCGGCTTAGACGCGCTGCTCTCTATAGTTCAAACACCTGCAGGGGTCCCTGTGGCCGCGGTTGGTATCGATAACGGTAGAAACGCGGCGCTGCTAGCTAAGAGAATACTTGACTTAGCTAAAAGTGGAGGTTGA
- a CDS encoding phosphoribosylaminoimidazolesuccinocarboxamide synthase has product MNILTGKKPIAEGKTKKVYPHSEPDKVILYFKNDITALDGLKHDVIPGKGYINAYITKYLFERLEKAGIPTQLVEYVFPNIIIAKKIQMLPIEVVCRNIAAGHLVKKLPFFKNGQPLNPPVIEFFYKSDELHDPMVNEYHLQALSIASEKEILQMKDYTLKANRVLKDFFHKRGLIFVDFKIEFGRLKENQLIIGDELNGDSMRLWATLDGKKAFDKDGYRSGDALDKVRETYIETFKVITGEEPLKEGLES; this is encoded by the coding sequence ATGAATATTTTAACCGGTAAAAAACCAATAGCCGAAGGTAAAACTAAAAAAGTATACCCTCACAGTGAACCTGATAAAGTGATCTTATACTTCAAAAACGATATAACAGCTTTAGACGGTTTAAAACATGATGTGATCCCTGGGAAAGGATATATTAACGCTTATATCACTAAATATCTTTTCGAAAGACTTGAGAAAGCAGGAATCCCAACGCAGCTGGTTGAATACGTTTTCCCGAATATCATAATCGCTAAAAAGATTCAAATGCTGCCGATAGAGGTTGTTTGCAGAAACATCGCAGCCGGCCACCTTGTTAAAAAACTCCCGTTTTTCAAAAACGGTCAACCCCTTAACCCACCGGTAATCGAATTCTTCTATAAGTCAGATGAATTACACGACCCGATGGTTAACGAATACCATCTTCAAGCGCTAAGCATCGCCTCTGAGAAGGAAATCTTGCAGATGAAAGATTACACTTTGAAAGCTAACAGGGTTTTAAAAGACTTCTTTCATAAACGCGGACTTATATTCGTAGATTTTAAAATAGAATTCGGCCGTTTAAAAGAGAACCAGCTTATTATAGGCGACGAGTTGAACGGGGATTCTATGCGTCTTTGGGCTACCCTCGACGGTAAGAAAGCCTTCGACAAAGACGGTTACCGAAGCGGGGATGCTTTAGATAAAGTGAGAGAAACATATATAGAGACTTTTAAAGTTATAACAGGTGAAGAACCTTTAAAAGAGGGTCTTGAAAGTTGA
- the purD gene encoding phosphoribosylamine--glycine ligase, whose amino-acid sequence MKALLIGQGAREHAIAESLVNSGSVLYAYMKTLNPGIARLSKYVKVGSLSNFTDIVEFARNVDFCIIGPEDPLAEGVVDRLEDAGVPCVGPSRTAARLESSKSFTRLLLTKYKIPGNPEYRVFEDMKDVREYIQTHGSVVVKPDGLTGGKGVKVWGEHLNNIGEAEEYIRELIERDGKVVVEEKLDGEEFTLQAFVDGVHVVGSPLVQDHKRAYEGDQGPNTGGMGSYSFPDHSLPFIDSKYIPVALDILKKTVAAVKKETGIPYKGVLYGQFMLTRNGLRVVEFNARFGDPEAINILPILKTSFTDICLRILDGTLSEKHVEFDHKATVVKYLAPVGYPVSPVPSEVTVNEEGIKNIGGRVYYASVSEKNERILTTSSRSIAVLGVSSTIEEAERIAEESICYIGGELFHRRDIGTRKLIQKRIDHMKQLLS is encoded by the coding sequence ATGAAAGCTCTCTTAATAGGTCAAGGTGCTAGAGAGCACGCTATCGCTGAGAGTCTAGTTAATAGTGGAAGTGTTTTATACGCTTACATGAAGACGCTTAACCCGGGGATAGCTAGGCTCTCTAAATATGTTAAGGTAGGTTCACTTAGTAATTTCACTGATATCGTTGAATTCGCTAGAAACGTCGACTTCTGTATTATCGGACCTGAAGATCCTTTAGCTGAAGGTGTGGTGGATAGGCTTGAAGACGCGGGTGTTCCCTGCGTCGGGCCTAGTAGAACAGCTGCTAGGCTTGAGTCAAGTAAATCTTTCACCCGTCTCCTCTTAACTAAATATAAGATTCCAGGTAACCCTGAGTACCGTGTATTCGAGGATATGAAGGATGTGAGAGAGTATATTCAAACACACGGCAGCGTGGTTGTTAAACCGGATGGTTTAACCGGCGGTAAAGGGGTGAAAGTTTGGGGTGAACATTTAAATAATATAGGTGAAGCGGAGGAATATATTAGAGAATTAATTGAGAGAGACGGTAAAGTAGTTGTTGAAGAGAAGCTGGATGGCGAGGAGTTCACGCTTCAAGCTTTCGTTGACGGTGTGCACGTGGTTGGAAGCCCTCTGGTTCAGGACCATAAAAGAGCTTATGAAGGGGATCAAGGCCCGAACACAGGCGGCATGGGTTCTTATAGTTTCCCAGATCACTCGCTTCCCTTCATAGATTCAAAGTATATTCCCGTCGCCTTAGATATTTTAAAGAAGACGGTGGCCGCTGTTAAAAAGGAGACCGGGATCCCTTATAAAGGTGTTTTATACGGGCAATTCATGCTTACAAGAAACGGGCTTAGAGTCGTGGAATTTAACGCTAGATTCGGGGACCCTGAGGCGATAAATATTCTACCGATTCTTAAAACAAGTTTCACAGATATCTGTCTTAGAATACTAGACGGGACTTTATCTGAGAAGCATGTGGAGTTCGATCATAAAGCCACGGTCGTGAAATATTTAGCGCCGGTCGGCTACCCTGTGAGTCCTGTGCCCTCCGAGGTGACGGTTAACGAAGAGGGGATTAAAAATATCGGTGGACGCGTCTACTACGCTTCAGTCTCCGAGAAAAACGAGCGTATTCTAACCACATCTTCTAGAAGCATCGCGGTTCTAGGTGTAAGCTCGACTATAGAGGAGGCTGAGCGGATAGCTGAGGAATCCATCTGCTACATAGGCGGTGAACTATTTCATAGAAGGGATATAGGAACCCGTAAACTCATTCAGAAGAGAATAGATCACATGAAGCAGCTTTTAAGTTAA
- a CDS encoding carbohydrate kinase family protein: MRLDLISVGASLIDLVALVNRFPDSDDEIYIPDLRIEYGGSAANTAVACSRLGLKVAFLGKIGLDYFGDLILKKFMEEKVDTSLILRTPETPTGLCFIAVDSTGDRRMFAYSGAANKLSVSELNISKLLETRLLYMASLENTGFLAELSKKVREQGLKTALNPGALIANQGLLKAKPIIENTDIYISSYSEAVKILRVEGLDEIKENLFKLGVSTIAITLGSKGCMVANQRETYMIPAIKVAVKDTTGAGDAFTAGFLTGLLNDRSLVEAGFMGVCAAALKIQHIGARGGLPSREELEKFMKKYNKNYLT, encoded by the coding sequence TTGAGATTAGATTTAATATCTGTGGGCGCTTCCCTAATCGACTTAGTCGCTTTAGTTAACCGGTTCCCTGACTCAGATGATGAAATATACATACCGGATTTAAGAATCGAATACGGTGGTTCAGCGGCTAACACCGCGGTAGCTTGTTCGAGACTCGGTTTAAAAGTAGCTTTTCTAGGTAAAATCGGATTAGACTACTTCGGTGACTTAATACTGAAAAAATTTATGGAAGAAAAAGTTGACACCTCTCTAATATTAAGAACACCTGAGACCCCTACAGGTTTATGCTTCATCGCCGTGGATTCAACCGGTGATAGGAGAATGTTCGCCTACTCTGGGGCTGCTAATAAACTATCCGTCAGCGAGCTGAATATCAGTAAGCTTCTGGAAACACGTCTACTATATATGGCCAGCCTTGAAAACACAGGTTTCCTAGCCGAGCTTTCAAAGAAGGTAAGAGAGCAGGGTTTGAAAACCGCTTTAAACCCCGGGGCTTTAATCGCAAACCAGGGTTTACTGAAAGCTAAACCGATTATCGAGAACACTGACATATATATTTCATCTTACAGTGAAGCTGTGAAAATTCTACGCGTCGAGGGATTAGATGAAATTAAAGAAAACTTGTTTAAGCTAGGCGTCTCTACAATAGCTATCACATTAGGCTCTAAAGGATGCATGGTCGCGAATCAACGTGAAACATATATGATCCCGGCTATTAAAGTCGCTGTGAAAGACACCACGGGGGCGGGGGACGCTTTCACCGCAGGTTTTCTAACAGGCTTATTAAATGATAGGTCTCTGGTTGAAGCAGGCTTCATGGGGGTATGCGCAGCAGCTTTGAAAATTCAGCATATCGGGGCGCGGGGTGGTTTACCAAGCAGGGAGGAGCTTGAAAAATTCATGAAAAAATATAACAAAAACTATTTAACATAA
- a CDS encoding HAD hydrolase family protein: MKLTIWDLEGPISYVDFAADLFKKLEGRLNRSKLDLFYQMISNYDDYLIENPQVTRSLGVDDYEPGDTLRLLAPFYAYYFTDEELSNISKSNPGLIPGSVELFKRLYSQWLVYVISTSYTQHAYNIASLIDLPLENVYCTDFPVEDLKKTLGDITPAIQVLIDNIFPKYISKGLTSVVEDLNDFFFKKRSKYTETMMKVTVRGGRRKEKAMLEIAEKHGYPLKELIVVGDSITDINMLKRVKDEGGVAVSFNGNQYSVPNANIAVTSPNQMGSHLLFENHDRIWDWLDKWVEEYPNFKDNPKKIPAYLISESTKKYFIQHNFIPRIDDLRGANSSLILEVVKAQKEMRRKVRGWVGVLG, translated from the coding sequence ATGAAGCTGACAATCTGGGATCTTGAAGGGCCTATAAGCTACGTGGATTTCGCCGCGGATCTTTTTAAAAAACTAGAGGGGAGATTAAACCGTTCGAAGCTTGACTTATTCTATCAAATGATAAGCAACTACGACGACTATCTCATAGAGAACCCTCAAGTAACCCGTTCACTAGGCGTTGACGATTATGAGCCAGGTGACACTCTGAGGCTTTTAGCCCCCTTCTACGCATACTATTTCACTGATGAAGAGTTATCTAATATCTCTAAATCTAATCCGGGTCTTATACCTGGGAGCGTGGAGCTTTTTAAAAGATTATACTCCCAGTGGCTTGTATACGTGATATCCACCAGTTACACGCAACACGCCTATAATATAGCCTCGTTAATTGATTTACCTTTAGAAAACGTTTATTGCACGGATTTCCCCGTTGAAGATTTAAAAAAGACGCTTGGGGATATCACACCAGCTATTCAAGTTTTAATCGACAATATTTTCCCGAAATATATTTCTAAAGGTTTAACCAGCGTAGTAGAGGATTTAAACGATTTCTTTTTCAAAAAACGTTCAAAATACACTGAGACGATGATGAAGGTTACTGTTAGAGGGGGGCGTAGAAAAGAGAAGGCGATGCTTGAAATCGCTGAGAAACACGGTTACCCTTTAAAAGAATTGATTGTTGTAGGGGACTCGATCACTGATATCAACATGTTGAAGCGCGTGAAAGATGAGGGTGGCGTGGCTGTAAGCTTTAACGGTAACCAGTATTCTGTTCCCAACGCGAACATAGCTGTCACCAGCCCTAATCAAATGGGCTCTCACCTCTTATTCGAGAATCATGATAGAATCTGGGACTGGCTTGATAAATGGGTTGAAGAATACCCTAATTTTAAGGATAACCCTAAAAAGATACCAGCGTATCTTATATCCGAATCAACTAAAAAATATTTTATTCAACATAACTTCATTCCTCGAATAGATGACTTAAGGGGGGCGAATTCAAGTTTAATCTTAGAAGTTGTGAAAGCTCAGAAAGAGATGAGGAGAAAAGTTAGAGGCTGGGTTGGAGTTCTAGGATGA